The following coding sequences are from one Streptomyces sp. V3I7 window:
- a CDS encoding methyltransferase domain-containing protein, with translation MGAHAALDTDGQGPARLAATARAALVREIDASGAWAEDPVWREAFAEVPRHLFVPFYYVGVLGGYERCWSQSPDPGERERWLRGAYADAPLATRVRDGELVSSSSQPSLMAMMLVALRVRDGDRVLEIGAGTGYNAALLAYRLGDDGLVTTIDLEPEITEAARQHLAAAGYHPAVVTGDGARGVPERAPFDRIIATCTLPSVPLAWLAQCRSGGRILTPLGTGLVALTVRDAGHAEGRFLSTPAYFVPLRGERRPEREPAPLATVPRPARDHDLFRFLLALTRGSLDAREAYEVWECEGAPARERYGVTIDGGHEWAWLDDPQGPYRWPLRS, from the coding sequence ATGGGCGCGCACGCTGCACTCGACACCGACGGCCAGGGACCGGCCCGCCTCGCCGCCACGGCACGGGCGGCGCTGGTGCGCGAGATCGACGCGAGCGGGGCCTGGGCCGAGGACCCGGTGTGGCGGGAGGCGTTCGCCGAGGTGCCGCGGCACCTGTTCGTGCCCTTCTACTACGTCGGCGTCCTCGGCGGTTACGAGCGCTGCTGGAGCCAGAGCCCCGACCCCGGCGAGCGCGAGCGCTGGCTGCGCGGCGCCTACGCCGACGCCCCGCTGGCCACCCGGGTGCGCGACGGCGAGCTGGTCTCCTCCAGCAGTCAGCCCTCGCTGATGGCGATGATGCTCGTCGCACTCCGCGTCCGCGACGGCGACCGGGTCCTGGAGATCGGCGCCGGTACGGGCTACAACGCGGCGCTGCTCGCGTACCGGCTGGGCGACGACGGCCTCGTCACCACCATCGACCTGGAACCGGAGATCACCGAGGCGGCGCGGCAGCACCTGGCCGCCGCCGGGTACCACCCGGCCGTGGTCACCGGGGACGGCGCGCGCGGGGTTCCCGAACGCGCCCCCTTCGACCGGATCATCGCGACCTGCACGCTGCCCTCGGTGCCGCTCGCCTGGCTCGCCCAGTGCCGCTCCGGCGGCCGCATCCTGACGCCCCTGGGCACCGGCCTGGTCGCGCTGACCGTGCGGGACGCCGGGCACGCCGAGGGCCGCTTCCTGTCCACGCCGGCCTACTTCGTGCCCCTGCGCGGCGAGCGCCGGCCCGAGCGGGAACCGGCGCCCCTGGCCACAGTGCCGCGCCCGGCCCGCGACCACGACCTGTTCCGGTTTCTGCTGGCCCTGACCCGCGGCAGCCTCGATGCCCGGGAGGCGTACGAGGTGTGGGAGTGCGAGGGCGCGCCCGCGCGCGAGCGGTACGGCGTCACGATCGACGGCGGGCACGAGTGGGCATGGCTGGACGATCCGCAGGGGCCGTACCGCTGGCCCCTGCGGAGTTGA
- a CDS encoding globin — protein sequence MREIRRGTLQEKTFYEQVGGEETFRRLVHRFYEGVAEDPLLRPMYPEEDLGPAEERLTLFLIQYWGGPTTYSDNRGHPRLRMRHAPFTVDRAAHDAWLRHMRVAVEELGLSEEHEHTLWNYLTYAAASMVNTPE from the coding sequence GTGAGAGAGATTCGGCGCGGCACGCTTCAGGAGAAGACCTTCTACGAGCAGGTCGGCGGGGAGGAGACCTTCCGTCGGCTCGTCCACCGTTTCTACGAGGGGGTCGCGGAGGACCCGCTGCTGCGGCCCATGTACCCGGAGGAGGACCTGGGGCCGGCCGAGGAGCGGCTGACCCTGTTCCTGATCCAGTACTGGGGCGGCCCGACCACGTACAGCGACAACCGCGGCCACCCGCGCCTGCGCATGCGCCACGCCCCCTTCACCGTCGACCGCGCGGCGCACGACGCCTGGCTGAGGCACATGCGGGTGGCGGTCGAGGAACTCGGCCTCTCCGAGGAGCACGAGCACACGCTGTGGAACTACCTGACGTACGCGGCGGCTTCGATGGTGAACACCCCGGAGTGA
- a CDS encoding thioesterase family protein, which produces MRHIYRCPLRWADMDAYGHVNNVVFLRYLEEARIDFLFRPDKEFKQGSVVARHEIDYKRQLVHRHEPVDIELWVTEIRAASFTLAYEVKDGDLVYVRASTVIVPFDFEAQRPRRITAEEREFLQEYTDDADEREAVAA; this is translated from the coding sequence TTGCGCCACATCTACCGCTGCCCGCTGCGCTGGGCGGACATGGACGCGTACGGCCACGTCAACAACGTGGTGTTCCTGCGCTACCTGGAGGAAGCCCGTATCGACTTCCTCTTCCGTCCGGACAAGGAGTTCAAGCAGGGGTCCGTGGTGGCGCGCCACGAGATCGACTACAAGCGGCAGCTCGTCCACCGGCACGAGCCGGTGGACATCGAGCTGTGGGTCACCGAGATCAGGGCCGCGTCCTTCACCCTCGCCTACGAGGTGAAGGACGGCGATCTCGTCTACGTACGGGCGTCCACCGTGATCGTCCCGTTCGACTTCGAGGCCCAGCGGCCGAGGCGCATCACGGCGGAGGAGCGCGAGTTCCTCCAGGAGTACACGGACGACGCCGACGAGCGGGAGGCCGTCGCCGCATGA
- the ettA gene encoding energy-dependent translational throttle protein EttA, which produces MAEFIYTMRKARKAHGDKVILDDVTLNFLPGAKIGVVGPNGAGKSTVLQIMAGLQQPSNGDAFISPGYSVGILLQEPPLNEEKNVLENVQEGVAEIKGKLDRFNEIAELMATDYSDALLDEMGKLQEELDHANAWDLDAQLEQAMDALGCPPGDWPVTTLSGGEKRRVALCKLLLEQPDLLLLDEPTNHLDAESVNWLEQHLAKYPGTVVAITHDRYFLDNVAEWILELDRGRAYPYEGNYSTYLETKQTRLKVEGQKDAKRAKRLKEELEWVRSNAKGRQAKSKARLARYEEMAAEAEKMRKLDFEEIQIPPGPRLGSIVVEVNDLNKAFGEKLLVDDLSFTLPRNGIVGVIGPNGAGKTTLFKMIQGLETPDSGDIKVGETVKISYVDQSRENIDPKKTLWEVVSDGLDYINVGQVEMPSRAYVSAFGFKGPDQQKPAGVLSGGERNRLNLALTLKQGGNLLLLDEPTNDLDVETLSSLENALLDFPGCAVVVSHDRWFLDRVATHILAYEGESKWFWFEGNFESYEKNKIERLGADAARPHRATYKKLTRG; this is translated from the coding sequence TTGGCTGAGTTCATTTACACCATGCGCAAGGCGCGCAAAGCGCACGGCGACAAGGTGATCCTCGACGACGTCACCCTGAACTTCCTGCCGGGTGCCAAGATCGGCGTCGTCGGTCCGAACGGTGCCGGTAAGTCGACCGTGCTGCAGATCATGGCGGGACTGCAGCAGCCGTCCAACGGTGACGCCTTCATCTCCCCGGGCTACAGCGTCGGCATCCTGCTCCAGGAGCCCCCGCTCAACGAGGAGAAGAACGTCCTGGAGAACGTCCAGGAGGGTGTCGCCGAGATCAAGGGCAAGCTCGACCGGTTCAACGAGATCGCCGAGCTGATGGCGACCGACTACTCGGACGCGCTGCTCGACGAGATGGGCAAGCTCCAGGAGGAGCTGGACCACGCCAACGCCTGGGACCTCGACGCCCAGCTGGAGCAGGCCATGGACGCCCTGGGCTGCCCGCCCGGCGACTGGCCCGTCACCACCCTCTCCGGTGGCGAGAAGCGCCGCGTCGCGCTCTGCAAGCTCCTGCTGGAGCAGCCCGACCTGCTGCTCCTCGACGAGCCCACCAACCACCTCGACGCCGAGTCGGTGAACTGGCTGGAGCAGCACCTGGCCAAGTACCCGGGCACCGTCGTGGCCATCACCCACGACCGGTACTTCCTGGACAACGTCGCCGAGTGGATCCTCGAGCTGGACCGCGGCCGCGCCTACCCCTACGAGGGCAACTACTCCACCTACCTGGAGACCAAGCAGACCCGTCTGAAGGTCGAGGGCCAGAAGGACGCCAAGCGCGCCAAGCGGCTCAAGGAAGAGCTGGAGTGGGTGCGGTCGAACGCCAAGGGGCGCCAGGCCAAGTCCAAGGCCCGCCTCGCCCGCTACGAGGAGATGGCCGCCGAGGCAGAGAAGATGCGGAAGCTGGACTTCGAGGAGATCCAGATCCCGCCGGGCCCGCGCCTGGGCAGCATCGTCGTCGAGGTCAACGACCTCAACAAGGCCTTCGGCGAGAAGCTCCTCGTCGACGACCTGAGCTTCACCCTGCCGCGCAACGGCATCGTCGGCGTCATCGGCCCGAACGGCGCCGGCAAGACCACGCTGTTCAAGATGATCCAGGGTCTGGAGACCCCGGACTCCGGCGACATCAAGGTCGGCGAGACCGTCAAGATCTCCTACGTCGACCAGAGCCGCGAGAACATCGACCCGAAGAAGACGCTGTGGGAGGTCGTGTCCGACGGGCTCGACTACATCAACGTCGGTCAGGTCGAGATGCCTTCGCGGGCGTACGTCTCCGCCTTCGGGTTCAAGGGCCCGGACCAGCAGAAGCCGGCCGGCGTCCTCTCCGGTGGTGAGCGCAACCGCCTCAACCTGGCGCTGACCCTCAAGCAGGGCGGCAACCTGCTGCTCCTCGACGAGCCCACCAACGACCTCGACGTCGAGACCCTCTCCAGCCTGGAGAACGCGCTGCTGGACTTCCCCGGCTGCGCCGTGGTCGTCTCCCACGACCGCTGGTTCCTGGACCGGGTCGCCACGCACATCCTCGCCTACGAGGGTGAGTCGAAGTGGTTCTGGTTCGAGGGCAACTTCGAGTCGTACGAGAAGAACAAGATCGAGCGGCTCGGTGCGGACGCCGCCCGTCCGCACCGCGCCACCTACAAGAAGCTGACCCGGGGCTGA
- a CDS encoding Cys-Gln thioester bond-forming surface protein has translation MLVSGLVAASVLAGAGAASADEPPQRQGGATAAIGGLKTYGQAVIHEDTGDQQVSAGLFEMSVDGGGTLQTYCVDIHNPTQKDAKYQETPWSGTSLGTNKDAGKIRWILQNSYPQVNDLAALARKAGARGLTEQDAAAGTQVAIWRYSDGAHVDAADPGAEKLADYLTKSARGMGEPQASLTLDPPAVSGHPGERIGPVTVHTNAGAVSVSAPEDAATSGVRITDKTGKVVTSATNGSRLFFDIPADDAADDAADGAHEASGEAGGGAGAARLTVQASTTVPVGRAFASESRSQTQILAGSSESTVSATASASWAEEGPIPALSARKNCAKGGVDITAANTGDRPFSFKLLGFEHTIPAGASRTVTIPLQEDQAYDFTITGPNGFKHRFIGILDCKTQSSEGGPSTQTVSEPSPATVGNTTGGPNLAATGGTSTTPVIAGVAIGFVLIGGAALILLRKNEAPAGD, from the coding sequence GTGCTGGTGTCCGGCCTCGTCGCCGCCAGTGTGCTGGCCGGTGCCGGTGCGGCGTCCGCCGACGAGCCACCTCAGCGTCAGGGCGGTGCCACCGCCGCCATCGGCGGCCTGAAGACCTACGGCCAGGCCGTCATCCACGAGGACACCGGTGACCAGCAGGTGTCCGCCGGTCTGTTCGAGATGTCCGTCGACGGCGGCGGCACCCTGCAGACGTACTGCGTCGACATCCACAACCCCACGCAGAAGGACGCCAAGTACCAGGAGACGCCCTGGAGCGGCACGTCCCTCGGTACCAACAAGGACGCGGGCAAGATCCGTTGGATCCTGCAGAACTCCTACCCGCAGGTCAACGACCTCGCCGCGCTCGCCCGCAAGGCGGGCGCCCGGGGACTGACCGAGCAGGACGCCGCGGCCGGCACGCAGGTGGCCATCTGGCGCTATTCCGACGGCGCCCACGTCGATGCCGCCGATCCCGGCGCGGAGAAGCTCGCGGACTACCTGACCAAGAGCGCCCGCGGCATGGGCGAGCCCCAGGCCTCGCTGACGCTGGACCCACCCGCGGTCTCCGGTCACCCCGGTGAGCGGATCGGGCCGGTGACGGTGCACACCAACGCCGGCGCCGTGTCGGTGTCGGCGCCGGAGGACGCGGCGACCAGCGGCGTGCGGATCACCGACAAGACGGGCAAGGTCGTCACGTCGGCGACGAACGGCAGCAGGCTGTTCTTCGACATACCCGCGGACGACGCCGCGGACGACGCCGCGGACGGCGCCCACGAGGCGAGCGGCGAGGCGGGCGGCGGAGCGGGCGCGGCCCGGCTGACGGTCCAGGCGTCCACCACGGTGCCGGTCGGCCGCGCCTTCGCCTCCGAGAGCCGCAGCCAGACGCAGATCCTGGCCGGCTCCAGCGAGTCCACGGTCTCCGCGACCGCGAGCGCCTCCTGGGCGGAGGAGGGCCCGATCCCCGCACTGTCGGCCCGCAAGAACTGCGCCAAGGGCGGGGTGGACATCACGGCAGCCAACACGGGCGACCGGCCGTTCAGCTTCAAGCTGCTGGGCTTCGAGCACACCATCCCGGCCGGTGCCTCGCGGACGGTGACGATCCCCTTGCAGGAGGACCAGGCCTACGACTTCACGATCACCGGGCCGAACGGCTTCAAGCACCGCTTCATTGGCATCCTCGACTGCAAGACCCAGAGCAGCGAGGGCGGTCCGTCGACCCAGACGGTCAGCGAGCCCAGCCCGGCCACGGTGGGCAACACCACCGGCGGCCCGAACCTGGCCGCCACCGGTGGCACCAGCACCACCCCGGTGATCGCGGGCGTGGCCATCGGCTTCGTCCTGATCGGCGGCGCGGCCCTGATCCTGCTCCGCAAGAACGAGGCACCGGCGGGCGACTGA
- a CDS encoding single-stranded DNA-binding protein has translation MNETMICAVGNVATQPVYRESAAGPSARFRLAVTSRYWDREKSAWTDGHTNFFTVWANRQLAVNAAASLGVGDPVMVQGRLKVRTEEREGQQSWTSADIDAVAIGHDLARGTSAFRRGGRPEAASTPQSPEPNWEVTAGKLEASDEQQGADAVGVT, from the coding sequence ATGAACGAGACGATGATCTGCGCGGTGGGCAACGTGGCCACGCAGCCGGTGTACCGGGAGTCGGCGGCCGGGCCGTCGGCGCGGTTCCGGCTGGCGGTGACCTCGCGCTACTGGGACCGCGAGAAGAGCGCCTGGACGGACGGGCACACCAACTTCTTCACCGTGTGGGCCAACCGGCAGCTCGCCGTCAACGCGGCGGCCTCGCTCGGAGTGGGCGACCCCGTCATGGTGCAGGGCCGGCTGAAGGTGCGCACGGAGGAACGCGAGGGGCAGCAGAGCTGGACCTCCGCGGACATCGACGCGGTGGCGATCGGCCACGATCTCGCCCGCGGCACCTCGGCCTTCCGGCGCGGAGGAAGGCCGGAGGCGGCGAGCACGCCGCAGTCGCCGGAGCCCAACTGGGAGGTGACAGCAGGCAAGTTGGAGGCATCCGATGAGCAACAAGGGGCAGATGCAGTAGGTGTGACGTAG
- a CDS encoding YfjP family GTPase, translated as MTAVTDQDHTEHAEHTGDTGSRGPDPTRRDAEARTARAEGRLIALPMEGGPGTGPSERAFGNGFIEAPRSGADDLAEGTPHAYTDGVAGGRAADRRRDDTMSAEPAQPEPADEADDDGAQGEDEKTQPHARGTDDERHADAREPGGAAEDPAGAWDDGLIARRLADTPGAERAVALQPRGAAAQGAAPLAYDGELRSRLDALHELVGLSRPRLDSPTLAEAGRVLDEAAARRRLSGLHTVVAIAGATGSGKSQLFNALAGVAISETGVRRPTTAAPIACSWSDGAASLIDRLGIPGRLRRRPLQSPEAEAQLRGLVLIDLPDHDSAAVQHREQVDRILKLVDAVIWVVDPEKYADAVLHERYLRPMAGHAEVMFIVLNQIDRLPGEATEQVLDDLRRLLDEDGIALGEYGDLGATVLALSALTGEGLGDLREVLGQFVAERGAAARRVTADVDAAAAGLRPVYVAGQRTGLSEEDRDAFSASLADAVGATAAGEAAERAWLRNANKACGTPWLRLWHWYQDRCDPPTGRLVLRAAQEDEEATARQRVEQAVRTVSERAAAGLPTPWAQAVREAAVRGSEGLSEALDELAAGAAAPVGGSGGRPPRPGWWPLAVFVQASMTLLQIVGGLWLVGQIVGVMAPNLGVPVLLMVAGIVGGPLVEWGCRMAARGPARRYGLDAERRLREAAAGCGRARVLDPLAAELLRYREVREQYGKVSGSGAPVG; from the coding sequence GTGACGGCCGTCACTGACCAGGACCACACGGAACACGCCGAGCACACCGGGGACACGGGCTCCCGGGGTCCCGACCCGACGCGCCGGGACGCAGAGGCGAGAACCGCGCGCGCGGAGGGACGCCTCATCGCCCTCCCGATGGAGGGCGGCCCCGGGACTGGACCCTCGGAGCGCGCCTTCGGCAACGGCTTCATCGAAGCGCCCCGCTCCGGGGCGGACGACCTCGCGGAGGGCACCCCGCATGCGTACACGGACGGCGTCGCCGGCGGGCGGGCGGCGGATCGGCGCAGGGACGACACCATGAGCGCCGAGCCCGCACAACCGGAACCCGCGGACGAGGCGGACGACGACGGCGCGCAGGGCGAGGACGAGAAAACGCAGCCCCACGCGCGCGGGACGGACGACGAGCGGCACGCGGACGCGCGCGAGCCGGGTGGTGCGGCGGAGGACCCCGCCGGCGCCTGGGACGACGGCCTCATCGCCCGGCGCCTGGCCGATACCCCCGGCGCCGAGCGGGCCGTGGCCCTCCAGCCCCGTGGAGCCGCCGCCCAGGGCGCGGCCCCGCTGGCGTACGACGGCGAACTGCGCTCGCGCCTCGACGCCCTGCACGAACTGGTGGGGCTCTCCCGCCCCCGGCTCGACAGCCCGACGCTCGCCGAGGCCGGCCGGGTCCTCGACGAGGCGGCGGCGCGGCGCAGGCTCTCCGGGCTGCACACCGTCGTCGCCATCGCGGGAGCCACCGGCAGCGGCAAGTCCCAGCTGTTCAACGCGCTCGCCGGGGTGGCCATCTCGGAGACGGGGGTACGGCGGCCGACCACCGCCGCGCCCATCGCGTGCAGCTGGAGCGACGGCGCGGCGAGCCTCATCGACCGGCTCGGCATCCCGGGCCGGCTGCGCAGGCGCCCGTTGCAGAGCCCGGAAGCGGAGGCGCAGCTGCGCGGGCTCGTCCTGATCGATCTGCCCGACCACGACTCCGCGGCCGTGCAGCACCGCGAGCAGGTGGACCGCATCCTGAAGCTGGTCGACGCGGTCATCTGGGTCGTCGACCCCGAGAAGTACGCCGACGCCGTCCTCCACGAGCGCTATCTGCGGCCCATGGCCGGCCACGCGGAGGTCATGTTCATCGTCCTCAACCAGATCGACCGGCTGCCCGGCGAGGCCACCGAGCAGGTCCTGGACGACCTGCGGCGGCTGCTCGACGAGGATGGCATCGCCCTGGGCGAGTACGGCGACCTGGGCGCGACCGTGCTCGCCCTGTCCGCGCTGACCGGGGAAGGGCTCGGCGACCTGCGCGAGGTGCTCGGCCAGTTCGTGGCGGAGCGCGGGGCGGCGGCCCGCCGTGTCACGGCCGACGTGGACGCCGCCGCGGCCGGGCTGCGGCCCGTGTACGTCGCCGGGCAGCGCACCGGGCTCAGCGAGGAGGACCGCGACGCCTTCTCCGCCAGCCTGGCCGACGCGGTGGGCGCCACCGCCGCGGGCGAGGCGGCCGAGCGCGCGTGGCTGCGCAACGCCAACAAGGCGTGCGGCACGCCCTGGCTGCGGCTGTGGCACTGGTACCAGGACCGCTGCGACCCGCCCACGGGACGGCTGGTCCTGCGGGCCGCCCAGGAGGACGAGGAGGCCACGGCGCGCCAGCGCGTCGAGCAGGCGGTGCGTACGGTCTCGGAGCGGGCGGCGGCCGGGCTGCCGACGCCGTGGGCGCAGGCGGTGCGCGAGGCGGCCGTACGCGGGTCCGAGGGGCTGTCCGAGGCGCTGGACGAGCTGGCGGCGGGCGCGGCGGCGCCGGTCGGCGGGTCCGGCGGGCGTCCGCCCCGGCCGGGCTGGTGGCCCCTGGCCGTGTTCGTCCAGGCGTCGATGACGCTGCTTCAGATCGTGGGCGGGCTGTGGCTGGTGGGGCAGATCGTCGGCGTCATGGCCCCGAACCTGGGCGTGCCGGTGCTGCTGATGGTCGCCGGGATCGTCGGGGGCCCGCTCGTCGAGTGGGGCTGCCGGATGGCGGCACGCGGGCCCGCACGGCGGTACGGCCTCGACGCGGAACGGCGGCTGCGGGAGGCGGCCGCGGGCTGCGGCCGGGCCCGGGTCCTCGATCCGCTGGCGGCGGAGCTGCTGCGGTATCGCGAGGTGCGGGAGCAGTACGGGAAGGTCAGCGGGAGCGGGGCTCCCGTGGGGTGA
- a CDS encoding dynamin family protein — MVTLDVRPQLLDALSALRDRVAAARFPLPLAGAPRARTNRDELLAQLDDYLVPRLKSPEAPLLAVVGGSTGAGKSTLVNSLVGRRVSEAGVLRPTTRTPVLVCHPEDHHWFSGARVLPDLTRVWVPRRDHGDDLLLPGEDPDHVLRIETADTLPRGLALLDAPDIDSLLAANRVLAAELMCAADIWVMVTTAARYADAVPWHLLRTAKEYDATLVTVLDRVPHQVVAEVSRQYGALLTKAGLGDLPRFTVPELPESAWGGGLLPATAVAPLKTWLTHQAQDPDARQQVMARTAYGILDSLKSRMPELAGAAAAQYAAALRLTTAVDTAYDSEHARVRRRLEAGAVLAGDALKRWRAFPLDCSAGELLDALVGSLGALLLCAVTAADERVDEAWRREPAAEAPVLAGRDPSLESAEHRIGLAVRRWRRELEEYADEEVRRLERGVAPDAEAVAALVATTLLGGRRARPAGERLAERLGAHGALRLRDRAGRLLTDHLDRVMHSERERRLAPLDGLAVQAEPQAELIAALSVLQKER, encoded by the coding sequence GTGGTGACCTTGGACGTACGGCCTCAGCTGCTCGACGCACTCTCCGCCCTGCGCGACCGTGTCGCCGCCGCACGCTTCCCGCTGCCCCTGGCGGGGGCCCCGCGCGCGCGTACCAACCGCGACGAACTGCTCGCCCAGCTCGACGACTACCTGGTACCCCGGCTGAAATCGCCCGAGGCGCCCTTGCTGGCCGTCGTCGGCGGATCCACCGGCGCGGGCAAGTCGACGCTGGTCAACTCCCTCGTCGGACGGCGGGTCAGCGAGGCGGGCGTGCTGCGGCCGACGACCCGCACGCCGGTCCTGGTATGCCATCCGGAGGACCATCACTGGTTCAGCGGCGCCAGGGTGCTGCCGGACCTCACGCGCGTGTGGGTGCCGCGCCGGGACCACGGGGACGATCTTCTCCTCCCTGGGGAGGATCCCGACCACGTCCTGCGGATCGAGACCGCCGACACCCTCCCGCGCGGGCTCGCCCTGCTCGACGCGCCCGACATCGACTCGCTGCTCGCCGCCAACCGCGTCCTCGCCGCCGAGCTGATGTGCGCGGCCGACATCTGGGTCATGGTGACCACGGCCGCTCGGTACGCCGACGCCGTGCCCTGGCATCTGCTGCGCACCGCCAAGGAGTACGACGCCACCCTGGTGACCGTCCTCGACCGGGTGCCGCACCAGGTCGTCGCCGAGGTCTCCCGGCAGTACGGCGCCCTCCTCACCAAGGCGGGCCTCGGCGACCTGCCCCGCTTCACCGTGCCCGAACTGCCCGAGTCCGCCTGGGGCGGCGGTCTGCTCCCGGCCACCGCCGTGGCCCCCCTGAAAACCTGGCTCACCCACCAGGCGCAGGACCCCGACGCCCGGCAGCAGGTCATGGCCCGTACGGCCTACGGCATCCTCGACTCGCTCAAGTCCCGGATGCCCGAGCTGGCCGGCGCGGCCGCCGCCCAGTACGCGGCGGCGCTGCGGCTGACCACCGCCGTCGACACGGCGTACGACAGCGAGCACGCGCGCGTGCGCAGGCGTCTGGAGGCCGGGGCCGTCCTCGCCGGGGACGCCCTGAAGCGCTGGCGCGCCTTCCCCCTCGACTGCTCCGCAGGCGAACTCCTCGACGCCCTGGTGGGCAGCCTGGGCGCGCTGCTGCTGTGCGCCGTCACCGCCGCCGACGAGCGCGTCGACGAGGCCTGGCGGCGGGAGCCGGCCGCGGAAGCGCCCGTGCTCGCCGGCCGGGACCCGTCCCTGGAGAGCGCCGAGCACCGCATCGGGCTGGCGGTCCGCCGGTGGCGCCGCGAGCTGGAGGAGTACGCCGACGAGGAGGTACGCCGGCTCGAGCGCGGCGTCGCGCCCGACGCGGAGGCCGTCGCCGCCCTGGTCGCCACCACGCTGCTGGGCGGCCGCCGTGCCCGGCCGGCCGGAGAGCGGCTCGCCGAGCGGCTCGGCGCGCACGGCGCGCTGCGGCTGCGCGACCGCGCCGGACGGCTGCTGACCGACCACCTGGACCGGGTGATGCACAGCGAGCGCGAGCGCCGCCTCGCCCCCCTCGACGGCCTCGCCGTCCAGGCCGAGCCCCAGGCCGAACTCATCGCCGCGCTGTCCGTACTGCAGAAGGAGAGGTGA